CCCGCAGGCGAAGTGTGTCCGAGAGCACGGCATGCCCCTCCTGGCGAAGGCGTGCACGCAGGCACGCCAGGTGGTCAGGGAAGGATGCGGTTGCACCTGCGTACCGGTGAGTGGGTCCGGCGCCGTGCATCCGTGGAGCGGGCGCGACACTCCCACACGACCCGGGGGCACGCGGGAGCCTGGCCGCCTGCACACCGGCCGGACGAGGCCCGCGCACCGCATGCTGGTCGCGCGTGCAGGCTGCGGCGCGCGGGTGGGCAAGGCACAGTGGTCCTGAACCCGGGCCAGACACAGGTGACAGGCGCACCATGAGCGAGAGGGCGACCGCGGACGCAGTGGAGACGTGGGTGCAGTGGCAGGGCGGAAGGGCCGCGCTGCTCAACGGAGACGACGCGCCGTGCCTCAGCACGGGGCTCGGGAACGGCGGCGGCCAGTGGCGCCCCGAGGAGCTGCTCATCGGCGCGGTGGAGCTGGGCGTGATGCTGCGCTTCCTCGCGCTCGCGGACCGGGACGGGCTGCGGCCCCTCTCCTACCAGAGCAGCGCATTGGGCCGCTTTCGCGGCCACGCCGAGGAGGGCTGCCAGCTCATCGACCTCATCGTGCGCCCGCGCGTGGGCGTCGCGCAGCCCGAGGAGATACCGCGCGCCGAGGCGCTGTTCGCGCAGCTCTCCCGCGAGCCGCCCGATGCCGGGCTGCTGCGCGTGACGCCGCGCGTGCAGCCCAGCGTGCAGTGGGAGAGCCTCGAGCCGCTCACGGCGCATTGAGGAAATGTCCCCTCTCCCAGGGGGAGAGGGAAGACTAGTGGCAGCGGCCCTTTGTGACGACGGCGCGCACCACGAGCACTACCGCCGCGAGCAGCGGCACCGCGCGCCTGAGGACGAAGCCCGCGAGCTTCGGCCCTCCGCGCTGCCACAGGCCCGCCTGCAGCTGCGCCCCGAGCAGCGCCGGGAGCCCCCCGAGCGCGAAGGCCCCCATCACCAGCGCCCCGCCCCCCACGCTGCCCGCCGCGAGCGCCGCGAGGTACACGCCGTACAGCAGCCCGCAGGGCAGCAGCGGGGTGAGCGCACCCATTGCACCGGCCCGCAGCGCCGGCGAAAACTTTGCGCCCACCCGCGCGAGCCCGCTCGCGAGCCGCGAGAGCCTGGGAAGGGGCCGCAGCCGCTTGCCCAGCTCCAGCGCGCTCGCCACCAGCGCCGCCGCCATGAGCCAGGGCAGGTAGGGGCGGGTGCTCACCGCGAGCGCCCGCGTGACGCCTCCTCCCAGCGCGCCCAGCAGCGCCCCCATCGAGGCGTACGCGAGCACGCGCCCTGCCTGGTAGGCGGCCATCGCCCTCGTGCGCCCCGCGCGCTGCACCGTGGGAAGGCTCGCGCAGGCGAGCGGTCCGCACATGAGGAGGCAGTGCACGCTGCCCGTCACGCCCACCATGAGCGCACCGGCAGCGCCCGCGAGCACGGGAGAGGAGAGGAGTGGGTCCATGCGGGGCTCTCTCGCAATGGGCATGCCGTTCGCAGTGGGCCCCCTCCACATGCACGCACCCGCCCCCTGTCTCCACTGTGGAAGCCCCGTGCCCGAGGGCGTCGTCCCCGCGCGCTTCTGCTGCGCCGGCTGTGAGTCCGTGTACGGCCTGCTGCAGGAGCAGGGGCTCACGCGCTACTACGCGCTCGCCGGAGGGCAGGGCGCGCCCGCGCTCGAGGTGCCCACCCAGCGCAGCCGCGCCTGGCTCGAGCCGCTGCTCGCGCGCGCCGAGGCCGACGGCGCGGGCTCCCTGTGCGCGCTGCAGTTGGACGTGCAGGGCCTGCACTGCGCCGCGTGCGTGTGGCTGATGGAGGAGCTGTTCCGCCGCCAGGGCGGAGGCGCCTCGCTCACGGTGAATCCGGCGCTGGGCACGCTGCGGCTGCGTTGGGCGCAGGGCCGCTTCGACGTGGGCGCCTACCTCACCAGCGTGGAGCGCTTCGGCTACCTCTTCGGCCCGCCGCGCAAGCGCCCCGGCGCCGCGAGCCGGGACCTGCCCGTGCGCCTCGGCGTGTGCGCGGCCCTCACCATGAACGTGATGATGTTCTCGGTCGCCTTCTACCTGGGGCTCTCCCCGGCGGAGGGGGACCTGTTCGCGCTCTTCACGCGGCTCTCCGTGCTGCTCTCCACCGCGGTGGTGCTGGTGGGCGGCTGGCCCTTCCTGCGCACCGCAGTGCAGGGCGTGCGACGCGGCGTGCTGCACCTGGACCTGCCCATCGCGGTGGGCATCCTGCTCGTGTACGCGACGAGCCTGTTGAAGGTGCGCGACGGACGCGGAGACCTCGCGTACTTCGACACGCTCAACACCTTCGTCACCCTGATGCTCGTGGGCCGCTGGCTGCAGCAGCGGGTCATCGAGCGCAACCGCCGCTTCCTCCTCGAGGACGACGGCGCGGACGGCCTCGTGGTGCGCCGCGAGGAGGGGGCCGCGCTCGCCACCGTGCGTGCCCCGCAGGTGCGCGAGGGCGACGTGATGGTGGTGGCGCCCGGAGACCTGGTCCCGGTGGACGCGGAGCTGCTCGAGGAGGCGGCCCGCTTCAGCACCGACTGGATTACGGGGGAGAGTGCGGCGAGGCAGCTCTCGCAGGGTGAGCGCGTGCCGGCGGGGGCCTTCAATGGCTCGGGCTCCGCGGTGCGGGTGCGCGCGCTGAGTGACTTCGCGGACTCGCCGCTCGTGGCCCTGCTGCGCCAGGCGCCCGAGGGCTCCGGCGGCGTGCCGCTGCACGCGCGCTTCTGGAATGCGCTCTCGCGCGGCTGGGCGGTGGCGGTGCTGGGGATTGCCGCCGCGGGCCTCGCGCTGTGGTGGCCCTCGGGGCCGCAGCGCGCGCTGGAGGTGGCCGTCGCGCTGCTCGTGGTCACCTGCCCGTGTGCGCTCGGGCTCGCGGTGCCGCTCGCGTACGAGCTCGCGCAGGCGCGGCTGCGGCGCATCGGGCTGTTCTCGCGGCGCGCGGACCTGCTCGACCGGCTTCCCCGCGTGCGCAGCGTGCTCTTCGACAAGACGGGGACGCTCACGCTCGGGCGGCTGGAGTTGGTGGACCCGCGGTGCGTGGAGGCACTGTCACACGAGGCCCGTGACGCGGCCTTCGACATGGTGAGCCGCAGCAACCATCCGGTGAGCCGGTGTCTGGCGGCGGCGCTGTCTCGGGTGGGGGCGCGGTACTCCGCGGGCGCGCGCGTGGTGGAGGTGGCCGGATGTGGACTGGAGATGGGGGCGTGGCGGCTGGGGAAGCGAGGCTGGTGCACGGCGCACATCCCTCACCCCGACCCTCTCCCAGGGGGAGAGGGGACAGTGCTCACCTTCAACGGCCAGGTCGTCGCGGTGTTCTCCCTTCGCGAGGCGGTGCGGGCGGACGCGCGGCGCGAGGTGGCCGCGCTGCAGAGTGAAGGCCTGGGCGTGTGGCTCATCTCCGGGGATGCCCCCGAGCGGGTGGGCGCGATGGCGCTCGCACTGGGCGTCCCGGCCGAGCATGCATTGGGCGGCCAGCGCCCCGAGGACAAGGCCGCGGCGGTGCGCCGCATCGACCGCCAGGACACGCTGTACCTGGGCGATGGCGTGAACGACAGCCTCGCCTTCGAGGCCGCCCTGTGCGCGGGCACCCCCGCCATCGACCGCCCCGTCATGCCGGGCAAGGCGGACTTCTTCCTCCTCGGCGAAGGACTTGCGCCGCTGCGCGAGGCTTTGGCCCTCTCGCGCAAATTACGCGCGGTGGTGCGGCGCACGCTGGCCCTCGCGCTCGCCTACAACGTGCTCGCCATCGCCACCTGCCTCGCGGGGCTGATGACGCCGCTCCGAGCGGCGGTGGCCATGCCGCTCAGCTCGCTCAGCCTGCTGCTGCTCACCGCCTACAGCCTCGCACCCGAGCGCGCGCGCCCTACGCCCTCGCTGGCGCAGGGGCTGCAAGAGGCGCGGGCATGAGCGTCGTCATCCTGCAGGTCTTCGTCAGCCTGATGCTGGTCGGCAGCAGCGTGCTGCTCTTCCTCGTGAGCGTGCGCCAGCGCGACCACGAGCACGCGGACCGCCTCAGCCTCATCCCGCTCGAGGACGAGCACCCCGCCGCCTCTCCCGCTGCCCCCGCCGAATCGAAGGAGCCCCTCTCGTGAGCCACGCAGCCTCCGCTCAGCAACAGCGCATCGTCTACGACGACGCCCCCACGCGCTGGTTCATCGCCGCCGCCATGCTCTTCGGCATCGTCGGCATGCTGGTGGGCCTGCTCTGCGCCGCGCAGCTCGCGTGGTGGAAGCTCAACTTCGGCACGCCCTGGCTGACCTTCAGCCGGCTGCGCCCGCTGCACACCAACGCGGTCATCTTCGCGTTCGTGGGCAACATGATGTTCGCCGGGGTCTACTACTCCACCCAGCGCCTGCTCAAAGCGCGCATGGCGAGCGACCTGCTCAGCCGCATCCACTTCTGGGGCTGGCAGGCCATCATCGTCGCGGCCGCCATCACGCTGCCCCTGGGCATCACCACCTCCAAGGAGTACGCGGAGCTGGAGTGGCCCATCGACATCGCCATCACGCTCGTGTGGGTCGTCTTCGCGATCAACTTCTTCTGGACCCTGGCGAAGCGCAACGAGAAGAACCTCTACGTCGCCATCTGGTTCTACATCGCGACCATCGTCACGGTGGCGGTGCTGCACATCGTGAACAGCCTCGCGCTGCCCCTGAGCCCCCTCAAGAGCTACTCGGTCTTCAGCGGGGTGCAGGACGCGCTGGTGCAGTGGTGGTACGGCCACAACGCCGTCGCCTTCTTCCTGACCACGCCCATCCTGGGCATCATGTACTACTACCTGCCCAAGGCGGCGGAGCGGCCGGTGTACTCGTACCGGCTCTCCATCATCCACTTCTGGGCCCTGGTGTTCATGTACATCTGGGCGGGGCCGCACCACCTGCTCTACACGGCGCTGCCGGACTGGGCGCAGTCGCTCGGCATGGTGTTCAGCGTGGCGCTGTGGGCGCCGAGCTGGGGCGGCATGCTCAACGGCGTGCTCACCCTGCGCGGCGCGTGGCACAAGCTGCGCGAGGACCCGGTCCTCAAGTTCTTCATCGCCGCGCTCACCTTCTACGGCATGGCGACCTTCGAGGGGCCGCTGCTCAGCATCAAGAGCGTGAGCAGCCTCGCGCACTACACCGACTGGATCATCGGCCACGTGCACGCGGGCGCGCTGGGGTGGAACGGGCTGATGGCCGCGGGCATGTTCTACTGGCTGATGCCCCGGCTCTACGGGACGAAGCTGTACAGCAAGCGCGCGGCGGACGCGCACTTCTGGATGGCCACCGTGGGCATCCTCCTCTACGTGGTCGCCATGTGGGTGAGCGGCGTGAACCAGGGCCTGCTCTGGCGCGCGACCAACCCCGACGGCACGCTGATGTACCCGAGCTTCGTGGAGACGCTGCTGGCCATCTGGCCCATGTACGTCCTGCGCGTGGTGGGCGGCGGGCTCTACCTCGTCGGCTTCTTCGTGATGACGTGGAACCTCTGGAAGACCGCGCGCTCGGGGCACCCCGTGAACGGCGAGGTGCTGGTGGTGGTGGAGGCGAAGGAGGAGGCGGCCGAGCCCGGCTGGGGCAGCATCCTCACCGGCTACCCGCTCGTCTTCGCGCTCGCCATCATCGCGGTGGCGGTGTTCCTCGGCTGGGCGAAGCCGGCGACCGCGGCGGTGCTGCTCGCGCTCATCCTCGCGCTGGGCACCGGCGCGGCCTTCTGGGCTCGCCGGGCCCGCGCGCGTGGCACGCCGAGCTGGTTCGCGCTCGTGGAGGGCCGCCCGCTCGCCTTCACCGCCTTCACCCTCATCGCGGTGCTGGTGGGTGGCGTCGCGGAGCTCCTGCCCACGGTGCTGGGCAAGCACGGGGCGAGCAACTCTCCCACCGCGCAGAAGCCCTACAGCGCGCTCGAGCTGCAGGGGCGTGACCTGTACGTGCGCGAGGGTTGCTACACCTGCCACTCGCAGATGATCCGCCCGATGCTCGCGGAGGTGCAGCGCTACGGCGAGGCGAGCCGCGCCGAGGAGAGCATCTACGACCACCCCTTCCAGTGGGGCAGCAAGCGCACGGGGCCGGACCTCGCGCGCGTGGGCGGCAAGTACCCGAACCTCTGGCACTACACGCACCTGATGGATCCGCGCGCGACGAGCCCC
This window of the Aggregicoccus sp. 17bor-14 genome carries:
- a CDS encoding sulfite exporter TauE/SafE family protein: MDPLLSSPVLAGAAGALMVGVTGSVHCLLMCGPLACASLPTVQRAGRTRAMAAYQAGRVLAYASMGALLGALGGGVTRALAVSTRPYLPWLMAAALVASALELGKRLRPLPRLSRLASGLARVGAKFSPALRAGAMGALTPLLPCGLLYGVYLAALAAGSVGGGALVMGAFALGGLPALLGAQLQAGLWQRGGPKLAGFVLRRAVPLLAAVVLVVRAVVTKGRCH
- a CDS encoding heavy metal translocating P-type ATPase, with the protein product MHAPAPCLHCGSPVPEGVVPARFCCAGCESVYGLLQEQGLTRYYALAGGQGAPALEVPTQRSRAWLEPLLARAEADGAGSLCALQLDVQGLHCAACVWLMEELFRRQGGGASLTVNPALGTLRLRWAQGRFDVGAYLTSVERFGYLFGPPRKRPGAASRDLPVRLGVCAALTMNVMMFSVAFYLGLSPAEGDLFALFTRLSVLLSTAVVLVGGWPFLRTAVQGVRRGVLHLDLPIAVGILLVYATSLLKVRDGRGDLAYFDTLNTFVTLMLVGRWLQQRVIERNRRFLLEDDGADGLVVRREEGAALATVRAPQVREGDVMVVAPGDLVPVDAELLEEAARFSTDWITGESAARQLSQGERVPAGAFNGSGSAVRVRALSDFADSPLVALLRQAPEGSGGVPLHARFWNALSRGWAVAVLGIAAAGLALWWPSGPQRALEVAVALLVVTCPCALGLAVPLAYELAQARLRRIGLFSRRADLLDRLPRVRSVLFDKTGTLTLGRLELVDPRCVEALSHEARDAAFDMVSRSNHPVSRCLAAALSRVGARYSAGARVVEVAGCGLEMGAWRLGKRGWCTAHIPHPDPLPGGEGTVLTFNGQVVAVFSLREAVRADARREVAALQSEGLGVWLISGDAPERVGAMALALGVPAEHALGGQRPEDKAAAVRRIDRQDTLYLGDGVNDSLAFEAALCAGTPAIDRPVMPGKADFFLLGEGLAPLREALALSRKLRAVVRRTLALALAYNVLAIATCLAGLMTPLRAAVAMPLSSLSLLLLTAYSLAPERARPTPSLAQGLQEARA
- a CDS encoding cytochrome oxidase, which gives rise to MSVVILQVFVSLMLVGSSVLLFLVSVRQRDHEHADRLSLIPLEDEHPAASPAAPAESKEPLS
- the ccoN gene encoding cytochrome-c oxidase, cbb3-type subunit I — protein: MSHAASAQQQRIVYDDAPTRWFIAAAMLFGIVGMLVGLLCAAQLAWWKLNFGTPWLTFSRLRPLHTNAVIFAFVGNMMFAGVYYSTQRLLKARMASDLLSRIHFWGWQAIIVAAAITLPLGITTSKEYAELEWPIDIAITLVWVVFAINFFWTLAKRNEKNLYVAIWFYIATIVTVAVLHIVNSLALPLSPLKSYSVFSGVQDALVQWWYGHNAVAFFLTTPILGIMYYYLPKAAERPVYSYRLSIIHFWALVFMYIWAGPHHLLYTALPDWAQSLGMVFSVALWAPSWGGMLNGVLTLRGAWHKLREDPVLKFFIAALTFYGMATFEGPLLSIKSVSSLAHYTDWIIGHVHAGALGWNGLMAAGMFYWLMPRLYGTKLYSKRAADAHFWMATVGILLYVVAMWVSGVNQGLLWRATNPDGTLMYPSFVETLLAIWPMYVLRVVGGGLYLVGFFVMTWNLWKTARSGHPVNGEVLVVVEAKEEAAEPGWGSILTGYPLVFALAIIAVAVFLGWAKPATAAVLLALILALGTGAAFWARRARARGTPSWFALVEGRPLAFTAFTLIAVLVGGVAELLPTVLGKHGASNSPTAQKPYSALELQGRDLYVREGCYTCHSQMIRPMLAEVQRYGEASRAEESIYDHPFQWGSKRTGPDLARVGGKYPNLWHYTHLMDPRATSPGSNMPSFAWLAENTLDVKLAPQKLALMQKLGVPYTNEDVDFALQDQQEQAEGIAADLEKQGVEVAWDSEMVAIISYLQRIGRGPQFVPEDLKQDAPEQQPSASVSGGQP